A region of the Prevotella intermedia ATCC 25611 = DSM 20706 genome:
CACAGCTGTGAAGATTCGCCAGCGACCATCGATTACACTGACGTGCCGCTTCTTTTCTATGGCTTTCATAATGCTTTTTGCCACATCCTCGGTCTTCATCAGCATAGGGAAGTGAGAGGATTCGGACAGTAACGGAGTATCTACGAAACCAGGGCGAATGTCCGTGAAGCGTATGTTATAACGATGATTATTAGCCAACTGCTCCAAGGCTTGCAGATAAGTGTTCTGCATAGCTTTCGTGGCACTGTAGGCAGGAATGGCTCCCAAGCCTTTTGTGCCTGCCACGGAAGTGATGCAGACAATGTGTCCGCCACCGTGTGTGGCAAAATAGCGATAGGCTTCGCCCACCATACGTACAAAACCAAGACCATTGGTTTGCATTGTCTTCATTTCTTTTTCGGGTTCTAAAGTCGGATTTTTCCACCCGATTCCTGCTGAATGGAAATAGAGGTTCAGCCCTCCCATCTGCTCTATGAGCTGGTAAAGAGCCCCGTCTGCCTTCTCGTTGGTTACATCAATCTGCGCTGTGAATACGCGTTCTGGCGCACAGTTCTTCAAGTCTTCCAACTTCTCCGTGCGGCGTGCTGCCACGCCAACTGTCCACCCTTGCATGATGAGGAGCCTTGCCACCTCATGCCCGATGCCGCTGCTGGCACCTATTACAATAGCTCTTTTCATAGTTCAAAAATTGATTTGTTACCTGTTTGTTAGCTTTCAGTCTGTAAGTTGTTGTTTTACAAAGATAAGAAAAAAGTATCAAACAGCCAAAAAATCGCCCATCTTTCGTTCATCAAAAAGGGGCTGAAACCAGCAAAATGTGGTTTCAGCCCCTTTGTTTGTTTATTGAAAGGCGTAACTGACGCTGCCTTTACCGAGTTTTAGAACGGTAGGTCGTCGGCTGCGCTGTCTGATGCAGCGGGTGGGAATGGTTCCTGACTTCCGCCTGCTGGTGCTTGTGGCGCAGCAGCGGGTGGCACACTGGCAGCCTGTGCAGCTGCGGCATCAACTCTCTGAATGTTCCACGCACGTATGTTGTTGAACCATCTGCCGTTGTATTCGTGGGCATCGATGTCGAAACTTACGATGATTTCTTCGCCAGCCTTGATGGCAAACTGGTCGATACGGTCGGCACCAAAGATGTTGAAGACCATTTTTCTTGGATATTGGTCGTGTGTTTCGATTACATACTCTTGTGATTTCCACGGACCACGTGCCGATGTTCCTTCGCGTGGCTCTAATACTGCAATGACTCTTCCTTGTAATTCCATGTTATATTTTGCGGTGTTATTAATAAATTTGTTTCTTTAAATACCTTGCATTAGCAAGCTGTGGCTGGGTGTTTGAGCG
Encoded here:
- a CDS encoding SDR family NAD(P)-dependent oxidoreductase, which translates into the protein MKRAIVIGASSGIGHEVARLLIMQGWTVGVAARRTEKLEDLKNCAPERVFTAQIDVTNEKADGALYQLIEQMGGLNLYFHSAGIGWKNPTLEPEKEMKTMQTNGLGFVRMVGEAYRYFATHGGGHIVCITSVAGTKGLGAIPAYSATKAMQNTYLQALEQLANNHRYNIRFTDIRPGFVDTPLLSESSHFPMLMKTEDVAKSIMKAIEKKRHVSVIDGRWRIFTAVWRRIPNWIWRRMKLNN
- a CDS encoding DUF3127 domain-containing protein yields the protein MELQGRVIAVLEPREGTSARGPWKSQEYVIETHDQYPRKMVFNIFGADRIDQFAIKAGEEIIVSFDIDAHEYNGRWFNNIRAWNIQRVDAAAAQAASVPPAAAPQAPAGGSQEPFPPAASDSAADDLPF